One Punica granatum isolate Tunisia-2019 chromosome 3, ASM765513v2, whole genome shotgun sequence genomic window carries:
- the LOC116202037 gene encoding growth-regulating factor 1: protein MDGGVVGMESFSFEPGQFSAFEAKSKGFGSEPPEEQQWRATKVLRADDGLSVTKSTTPLHHGTPLMRSERMLSFASLRPEVTLLTKDAAGYGSFAGFRGPFSPSQWIELEHQALIYKYLNANIPVPSNLLIPLRRSFNPYGPSGSSAGSLHPNSLGWGSFHLGSSGSTDPDVGRCRRTDGKKWRCTREAVADQKYCDKHINRGRHRSRKPVEGQITGHAAAASGPANPKMVSVASSSSALVVGPTGGGLNNVFPPRQNEFDRMLDPRAHNLSVKSSTVSLKSDEQTAFTLLPDQEIPVEDSMQTEFGLVSSSSLINPSQTKSYVSFLDFADPDASNHQQPLHQFVDNWPKAQLDSPIITWPEDLKSDWTQLSMSIPMASSDISSSSSSPLRLSHELDPVQVGLGKSSDLLGTKSLKQSSCAPNSWGSPLGGPLGEVLINTSIGSSPTGVLQQNASFGSLSNSSSASSPIAQNTMVHESLSFCDDVFCPTIAAIPST, encoded by the exons ATGGATGGTGGGGTGGTGGGCATGGAGAGTTTTAGTTTTGAGCCGGGTCAGTTCTCGGCCTTTGAGGCCAAATCCAAGGGCTTTGGATCTGAGCCGCCCGAGGAGCAGCAATGGAGGGCCACCAAAGTCCTCAGAGCAGATGATGGCCTCTCTGTCACTAAATCAACAACCCCATTGCACCACGGGACCCCTTTGATGAGATCTGAGCGTATGCTCAGCTTCGCCTCTCTCAGACCAGAAGTCACCCTCCTCACAAAAGATGCTGCTG GTTATGGTTCATTTGCTGGGTTTAGAGGACCGTTCTCTCCATCTCAGTGGATTGAGCTTGAGCATCAGGCCTTAATCTATAAATACCTCAACGCCAATATTCCTGTTCCGTCTAATCTGCTCATTCCTCTCAGGAGATCCTTCAATCCTTACGGTCCATCGGGCTCATCTGCTGGGTCCTTGCATCCGAATTCAT TAGGATGGGGTTCTTTCCATCTTGGTTCCTCTGGCAGCACTGATCCTGATGTTGGGCGGTGCCGCCGGACCGATGGGAAGAAGTGGCGGTGTACTCGAGAAGCTGTTGCCGATCAGAAGTACTGTGACAAGCACATAAATAGGGGCCGCCACCGTTCAAGAAAGCCTGTGGAAGGCCAAATTACTGGCCATGCCGCCGCCGCCTCTGGGCCTGCCAACCCAAAGATGGTCTCGGTGGCCTCATCGAGTTCTGCTTTGGTTGTTGGTCCAACTGGCGGCGGATTGAACAATGTCTTCCCTCCTAGGCAAAACGAATTTGACAG AATGCTGGATCCGCGCGCCCATAATCTCTCAGTCAAATCCTCCACAGTCAGTCTAAAATCGGACGAGCAAACTGCCTTCACTCTTCTTCCGGACCAAGAGATCCCAGTCGAAGACTCTATGCAGACTGAATTTGGGCTCGTGTCTTCAAGCTCCCTCATAAATCCATCACAGACTAAAAGCTATGTCTCATTTCTCGACTTCGCTGACCCGGATGCATCCAATCATCAGCAACCACTCCACCAGTTCGTTGACAACTGGCCGAAGGCCCAATTGGACAGCCCGATCATCACCTGGCCTGAGGATCTGAAATCTGATTGGACACAACTCTCAATGTCGATCCCCATGGCGTCATCTGACATTTCTTCCTCGTCATCCTCACCTCTCAGGCTATCTCATGAGCTGGATCCAGTTCAGGTGGGCTTAGGGAAAAGCAGTGACTTGCTGGGGACCAAATCCCTTAAGCAGAGTAGTTGTGCTCCCAACTCTTGGGGGTCTCCGCTGGGTGGTCCTCTAGGGGAAGTCCTGATCAACACTTCAATAGGCTCCTCCCCTACTGGAGTGCTGCAGCAGAATGCTAGTTTCGGGTCACTGTCAAATAGCAGCTCAGCAAGTAGCCCAATAGCTCAGAACACAATGGTTCACGAGAGTCTTAGCTTCTGCGATGATGTGTTTTGTCCAACTATCGCAGCTATTCCTTCGACGTAG
- the LOC116198895 gene encoding uncharacterized protein LOC116198895: MRSEHRLRALAKITPLLLQEVLLSCCLVEEGSFQGTPSFVGCLGREYGDADVFSYCKHNAGQCKPVSGHLVLMLWILRDTAVLSLDSFAGFWYLTLSVGKEAIGL; the protein is encoded by the exons ATGAGAAGTGAG CATCGATTGAGAGCCCTTGCGAAGATCACGCCACTGCTGCTCCAAGAGGTCCTCTTGAGCTGCTGTCTGGTTGAGGAAGGCAGTTTCCAGGGAACGCCAAGCTTCGTGGGATGTCTTGGCAGAGAGTATGGTGACGCCGATGTCTTCAGTTACTGCAAGCATAATGCAGGTCAGTGCAAACCTGTCTCTGGACACCTAGTATTGATGCTCTGGATTTTGCGAGATACTGCCGTCTTGTCCTTGGACAGTTTTGCTGGGTTCTGGTACTTGACCCTCAGCGTAGGAAAGGAGGCCATAGGTCTCTAG
- the LOC116202098 gene encoding thioredoxin-like protein AAED1, chloroplastic isoform X1, producing the protein MAVISPQALKSPLAPLCHSQLPQPQFNRRSSRTFQSVIKPVNREALAARTRVVARASASVSGFSPDISDKLGDVGIFNAAGEPVLFTDLWDQKEGIAVVALLRHFGCFCCWELAASLKEAKPRFDAAGVKLIAVGVGEPLKARMLAERLPFPMDCLYADPERKVYDVMGLYFGIGRTFFNPASMKVFSRPRFEAMKKAMENYTIQATPDNRSSVLQQGGMFVFKGKELLYARKDEGTGDHAPLDDIFDVCCKVPVS; encoded by the exons ATGGCCGTAATTTCTCCACAAGCCCTGAAATCCCCGCTCGCTCCGCTCTGCCACTCTCAGCTTCCTCAGCCTCAGTTCAACAGGAGGAGCAGTCGTACCTTTCAGTCCGTAATTAAGCCTGTGAATCGAGAAGCCCTCGCAGCTCGGACGCGTGTCGTCGCGCGAGCTTCAGCTTCCGTGTCTGGGTTTAGCCCCGACATCAGCGACAAGCTCGGTGATGTCGGAATCTTCAACGCCGCCGGCGAGCCCGTCCTGTTCACGGACCTCTGGGACCAGAAAGAG GGAATTGCCGTGGTTGCTCTCCTGAGACACTTTGGATGCTTCTGCTG TTGGGAACTTGCTGCGTCTTTGAAAGAAGCAAAACCACGGTTCGATGCAGCTGGTGTCAAACTTATTGCTGTCGGTGTTGGTGAGCCCCTCAAAGCTCGGATGCTTGCTGAAAGG TTACCGTTTCCAATGGACTGCCTCTACGCCGACCCCGAGCGGAAG GTATATGATGTTATGGGCTTGTACTTTGGCATTGGTCGTACATTTTTCAACCCCGCAAGT ATGAAGGTTTTCTCAAGACCGAGGTTCGAGGCTATGAAGAAAGCCATGGAAAACTATACGATTCAAGCCACTCCAGATAACCGGAGTAGCGTTCTCCAACAG GGAGGGATGTTCGTGTTTAAGGGGAAGGAGTTGTTATATGCACGGAAGGACGAAGGAACTGGGGATCACGCCCCTCTAGATGACATATTCGATGTCTGTTGCAAAGTTCCGGTTTCATAA
- the LOC116202098 gene encoding thioredoxin-like protein AAED1, chloroplastic isoform X2 — protein MAVISPQALKSPLAPLCHSQLPQPQFNRRSSRTFQSVIKPVNREALAARTRVVARASASVSGFSPDISDKLGDVGIFNAAGEPVLFTDLWDQKEGIAVVALLRHFGCFCCWELAASLKEAKPRFDAAGVKLIAVGVGEPLKARMLAERLPFPMDCLYADPERKVYDVMGLYFGIGRTFFNPASVFSRPRFEAMKKAMENYTIQATPDNRSSVLQQGGMFVFKGKELLYARKDEGTGDHAPLDDIFDVCCKVPVS, from the exons ATGGCCGTAATTTCTCCACAAGCCCTGAAATCCCCGCTCGCTCCGCTCTGCCACTCTCAGCTTCCTCAGCCTCAGTTCAACAGGAGGAGCAGTCGTACCTTTCAGTCCGTAATTAAGCCTGTGAATCGAGAAGCCCTCGCAGCTCGGACGCGTGTCGTCGCGCGAGCTTCAGCTTCCGTGTCTGGGTTTAGCCCCGACATCAGCGACAAGCTCGGTGATGTCGGAATCTTCAACGCCGCCGGCGAGCCCGTCCTGTTCACGGACCTCTGGGACCAGAAAGAG GGAATTGCCGTGGTTGCTCTCCTGAGACACTTTGGATGCTTCTGCTG TTGGGAACTTGCTGCGTCTTTGAAAGAAGCAAAACCACGGTTCGATGCAGCTGGTGTCAAACTTATTGCTGTCGGTGTTGGTGAGCCCCTCAAAGCTCGGATGCTTGCTGAAAGG TTACCGTTTCCAATGGACTGCCTCTACGCCGACCCCGAGCGGAAG GTATATGATGTTATGGGCTTGTACTTTGGCATTGGTCGTACATTTTTCAACCCCGCAAGT GTTTTCTCAAGACCGAGGTTCGAGGCTATGAAGAAAGCCATGGAAAACTATACGATTCAAGCCACTCCAGATAACCGGAGTAGCGTTCTCCAACAG GGAGGGATGTTCGTGTTTAAGGGGAAGGAGTTGTTATATGCACGGAAGGACGAAGGAACTGGGGATCACGCCCCTCTAGATGACATATTCGATGTCTGTTGCAAAGTTCCGGTTTCATAA